From Strix uralensis isolate ZFMK-TIS-50842 chromosome 1, bStrUra1, whole genome shotgun sequence, a single genomic window includes:
- the ICE1 gene encoding little elongation complex subunit 1 isoform X3 has translation MIDGDRLLTEYQQKCTELQFAEREISALRCQVEQMLQKILPLEKCQEELGSLKAELEEKKSSLKIYRESQLEYGKIKEEIVNSDAVRKKLETKVKKLEEAATKHAQDFRQLKTEKKRLEKELKKAQGKLDGVIKEKCRKVKHVETQSSSEDLTTDIDKEKIKLLLEELWMCIDSATGKRENQENDPVLASVQDKAWPGKRSQTATEETVQIHQKMRKCDGKTLPWYSSLESVTKQNSVTAMQLQASTEPFGGDCVENRTTEERLHGGEDETVDVIKQTDGAHSSSDFSDQEQKGPGGSVMDILNWARPLPALLSPVQLSPLTTEDMLFGEVTSSSDEEVDCSTSAAEDILQEDQVPSQSFHVFSLNEECNTQSKSCEHGLDAEISRNLSWNENNVHISPKMSSKEEGDAETKEAEAATLIINMETNKDYLEENSENMQTEKREPTEATAHESEAIEEQKGDSEDVHSEEGDSLSGFTLHSLKPQNQVEKCSDIEQTEENVILIRAGAYEGIHEKHGELMTAEGDGLSGERETPGTVSAPQNVTDLPPEQCTVIQSKDSEEKSDMLIQNEVVENESKNIIEVTNLASDIGENIKQVIIGEEITAAIQMKGLCAEANNERELSENVLSDPSGSKSFCEVECPKNLMMQHDGEGIIMDTEADTGATEISAHSQCSEIKPDSEEILEKQCVQTIKGEADRECEAETAKVSGHYLPVSATEGIRNSLSMDDIDKNVSMERTAFPKDDEQLKTEDINITRPETIELAMKYNRESVLEMDESSELLHSAENGKLIDINEGEYLKGKPHQEDNGSNLSQGKSDLESMLALPKTACVTDAESSVAKCESSVLDFTEIKDELKQPENPCSTLECVLPKTQNFRVFESQESECKVNPEDFREESSELLERVDTIESVLVASNLTSQAQCAKPLNQLLVTENVTCDEIKGELNKQSKELVTETCSISFKWEENVVKKNNISEIICQPTSEMDFNSSLAFSTQGDLEMDCINTEETDSPMQVGIGLESTIPPDLNCSLQKVVSFGETNCTEKAAFSHTWENKGNKNCVTGSAFNCSSESLEEGAEILSAEKDNTCRELDCPEKEHIRKNEVKIPGENEQPVDKEPQLSVEAQILDANSHNKNTCILQKSGDQESGCRTSTWEVRTDPSRTGSLTAGGESKDLDSFEASGKNAIKRTKNYFGMPEQSNESEEKDCSIQKVRYVKCSECVPLFTKELRGSRRIAVDALETGAIVDADYQVCEFHSTMHPGNTLTVSHLKADAVVNMDTRCETNSSPGTANELSSVVEECYPNDLAIWKRELLVTSENTEGADECMVDTNRGGCVNDSEESLLKTETSKDFPVMPDASEGRLPLCQMLSRFSETCRLAVKNSKLNTRMLALGNFLEENDSKKLQSHVEQSLLTGDTEVSVFEEYNHNQTCTACNIGENNTDVILDGSSTKNIFVKYLPNPALSDVECNCQTVRQPSEPQKPVLEKLSMLESESCVDVAFKKNNKMKTKEQEPSEFSTVSTKSAAQVMHAKLSKRLFQGKRKKRTPKVKLTQPVLANADTSVPTKHSSETINKIRQEMGPPLPPLLPPLIATPPKAACTTSPVMSSTGRSSLLSPLDDLISPLRETPVPPLMSPLTDTPTVKSALLFSPPSPSEMAVGRRIRSSPLKFCTSIPKHALPVPGRFPLFAADSAAPGAPQENSVKILDTMYPELSARARTLNILKGNIQLNRCAFSDSQSLPGPVAQIGGFKAIASTSTAFVKTGSNLKSDSSKDQDKDVQNQQLFSSSSNHLEKRTLLPISMPRSAKRLRLDSEPPKLEPDDIAANGNTKNTISEMQEAFHDKSCEISDSAHSSSSEASLPVKKVVDPDCQKVSLALKKIAESCFDLLPVIKGHVYVGNISKIPVMRDEEKEVVYEFGIKNKHLAESLLHVILSKLKAQKNATNYNFNQALCRVYTGICRQLGDLERARLFCYSLLKEDFPDSEKLILFITNVWSDIFVFQGAINKAMQLVVRQSASNELLACLSAYLNWEQSSSLDAGIMVSNLLLEMQSCPKVEFQLSEQYGEDLSEDAWQYIFAVDLLCSHLKWDWTHDNVISKVLWPSMDKWVKKRKGHETAQSIPDSVIALTLRLIGRLGQIGLKEGYLAAVKNISSVIGLFVQHAKEEGVPWGVQLAAIYSLCDLGSSNPEGIVEAIHAWRATVLNNIPFAVTSGIAEITSLCKMELN, from the exons ATGATTGATGGAGA tcGTTTGCTGACAGAATATCAACAGAAATGCACTG AGCTTCAGTTTGCTGAACG AGAGATCTCTGCTCTTCGTTGCCAAGTGGAGCAGATGCTACAGAAAATCCTGCCTCTGGAAAAGTGCCAGGAAGAGTTGGGTTCCTTGaaagcagagctggaagagaaaaag AGTTCTCTCAAGATTTATCGGGAGAGTCAACTGGAATATGgtaaaattaaagaagaaatagtAAACAGTGATGCTGT gagaaagaaactggaaacaaaagtGAAGAAACTTGAAG AAGCTGCAACAAAGCATGCACAGGACTTCAggcaactgaaaactgaaaagaaaaggcTTGAAAAGGAGCTAAAGAAGGCGCAA gGAAAACTTGATGGTGTAATTAAAGAGAAGTGCAGAAAAG TTAAGCATGTGGAGACCCAGAGTTCCAGTGAAGATCTTACAACAGATATAGACAAAG aaaaaataaagctgttgttAGAAGAACTCTGGATGTGCATTGACAGTGCaacaggaaaaagagagaatCAGGAAAATGATCCTGTCTTGG cttctgttcAGGATAAGGCATGGCCTGGAAAAAGAAGTCAGACTGCTACAGAAG AAACTGTACAAATCCACCAAAAGATGAGGAAGTGTGATGGCAAAACGCTACCATGGTATTCTTCACTGGAAAGTGTTACAAAGCAAAATTCTGTAACAGCCATGCAACTTCAAGCAAGTACTGAGCCTTTTGGAGGTGACTGTGTTGAGAACAGGACTACTGAAGAACGTCTGCACGGTGGTGAAGATGAAACTGTAGATGTGATAAAACAGACTGATGGGGCACACAGCAGTTCAGACTTCTCTGATCAGGAGCAAAAGGGCCCAGGTGGAAGTGTGATGGATATATTGAATTGGGCCAGGCCTCTCCCTGCTCTACTTTCTCCAGTACAGCTTTCACCACTAACTACAGAG GATATGTTGTTTGGAGAAGTCACAAGTTCCAGTGACGAAGAAGTTGATTGCAGTACTTCTGCAGCGGAGGATATTTTACAAGAAGATCAAGTTCCTTCTCAGAGTTTTCATGTATTCAGCCTCAACGAGGAGTGTAACACACAGAGCAAATCATGTGAGCATGGTCTTGATGCAGAAATCTCACGTAACCTGAGTTGGAATGAAAACAATGTTCATATCAGTCCAAAGATGTCAAGCAAGGAGGAAGGAGATGCTGAAACAAAGGAAGCTGAAGCTGCTACTTTAATTATAAACATGGAAACTAACAAAGATTATTTAGAGGAGAATTCTGAGAATATGCAAACTGAGAAGAGAGAACCAACTGAAGCAACAGCACATGAATCGGAAGCCATTGAAGAACAGAAAGGAGATAGTGAGGATGTGCACAGTGAAGAGGGAGATTCCTTATCTGGTTTTACGTTACACAGTTTAAAGCCTCAGAATCAGGTGGAAAAATGTAGTGACATAGAGCAAACAGAGGAGAATGTAATCTTAATCAGAGCTGGTGCTTATGAGGGTATACATGAAAAGCACGGTGAATTAATGACTGCAGAAGGAGATGGATTATCAGGAGAGAGAGAAACTCCCGGGACAGTATCTGCTCCCCAGAATGTTACTGATTTGCCACCTGAGCAATGCACTGTGATTCAAAGTAAAGATTCTGAGGAGAAATCTGATATGTTGATACAGAATGAAGTGGttgaaaatgaatcaaaaaataTAATTGAAGTAACTAATCTGGCAAGTGACATAGGGGAAAACATAAAACAAGTGATAATTGGAGAGGAAATAACAGCTGCAATACAGATGAAAGGACTCTGTGCAGAGGCAAATAATGAGAGAGAGCTCTCTGAAAATGTATTGTCTGATCCCAGTGGTTCAAAATCCTTCTGTGAAGTTGAGTGTCCTAAAAACCTAATGATGCAGCATGATGGAGAGGGAATAATTATGGACACTGAGGCAGACACTGGAGCTACTGAGATCTCTGCACACTCTCAGTGCTCTGAAATAAAACCTGACAGTGAAGAGATACTGGAGAAACAATGTGTGCAAACAATAAAAGGTGAAGCAGACAGGGAATGCGAAGCAGAGACTGCTAAAGTCTCTGGACATTACTTACCTGTATCTGCTACTGAAGGAATCAGAAATTCATTGTCTATGGATGACATAGACAAAAATGTAAGTATGGAGAGGACTGCCTTTCCAAAAGATGATGAACAGCTTAAAACTGAAGACATTAATATAACCAGACCTGAGACTATTGAGCTAGCCATGAAATACAACAGAGAAAGTGTTCTAGAAATGGATGAATCGTCAGAGCTACTCCATAgtgcagaaaatggaaaattaatagATATAAATGAGGGCGAGTATTTAAAGGGCAAGCCACACCAGGAGGATAATGGTAGTAATTTATCGCAAGGGAAGTCAGACTTGGAAAGTATGCTTGCACTACCAAAGACGGCATGTGTTACTGATGCAGAAAGCAGTGTAGCTAAGTGTGAATCCTCTGTGTTagattttacagaaataaaagatgaacTAAAGCAACCTGAAAATCCGTGTAGTACATTAGAATGTGTGCTGCCCAAAACTCAGAACTTTAGAGTGTTTGAATCTCAAGAGTCTGAATGCAAAGTTAATCCAGAAGATTTCAGGGAGGAAAGCAGTGAGCTGTTAGAAAGAGTGGATACCATTGAGTCTGTCTTAGTAGCAAGTAATCTTACTTCTCAGGCACAGTGTGCAAAACCTCTAAATCAGTTGTTGGTCACTGAAAATGTTACATGTGATGAAATAAAAGGGGaattaaataaacaaagcaaGGAGTTGGTGACTGAGACTTGTTCCATTTCATTTAAATGGGAAGAGAATgttgtgaagaaaaataatatttcagagaTCATCTGCCAGCCTACTTCAGAAATGGATTTTAATAGCAGCTTGGCTTTTTCTACTCAAGGGGACTTGGAGATGGACTGtataaatacagaagaaacagatTCTCCCATGCAAGTGGGAATTGGCTTGGAATCCACAATTCCTCCTGATCTAAATTGCAGTCTTCAGAAAGTTGTCAGTTTTGGTGAAACTAATTGCACAGAAAAGGCTGCTTTTTCCCATACAtgggaaaacaaaggaaataaaaattgtgTTACAGGTAGTGCATTTAACTGTTCTTCAGAAAGCTTGGAAGAAGGTGCTGAGATCCTGTCTGCTGAAAAAGACAACACATGCAGAGAACTGGACTGCCCTGAGAAGGAACACATACgcaaaaatgaagtgaaaattcCAGGTGAGAATGAGCAGCCAGTAGATAAAGAACCTCAGTTGTCTGTTGAAGCACAGATTCTGGATGCAAACTCTCATAATAAGAATACTTGTATTCTCCAAAAGTCTGGTGATCAAGAATCGGGATGCAGGACTTCTACGTGGGAGGTTAGAACAGATCCTTCTAGAACTGGTTCACTAACAGCTGGGGGAGAAAGCAAAGATTTGGATAGTTTTGAGGCATCTGGGAAGAATGCCATAAAAAGGACTAAAAACTACTTTGGTATGCCAGAGCAAAGCAATGAATCTGAAGAGAAAGACTGCTCTATACAAAAAGTTAGATATGTGAAATGTTCTGAATGTGTTCCCTTGTTCACAAAGGAACTGAGAGGTTCCAGGAGAATTGCAGTAGATGCTCTGGAAACTGGTGCAATTGTTGATGCTGATTACCAAGTGTGTGAATTTCATTCAACAATGCACCCAGGAAATACTTTGACAGTTAGTCATCTAAAAGCAGATGCTGTGGTGAATATGGATACACGCTGTGAAACAAACAGCTCTCCAGGTACTGCAAATGAGTTGTCAAGTGTGGTTGAGGAGTGTTATCCTAACGACTTAGCCATTTGGAAAAGAGAGTTATTAGTAACCTCTGAAAATACTGAGGGTGCTGATGAATGCATGGTAGATACTAACAGAGGTGGATGCGTCAATGACAGTGAGGAAAGTCTATTAAAAACGGAGACATCAAAAGACTTCCCTGTGATGCCAGATGCTTCAGAAGGTAGATTACCTCTATGCCAGATGTTGAGCAGATTCTCAGAAACTTGCAGACTGGCTGTAaaaaacagtaaattaaatacaAGAATGTTAGCACTTGGTAATTTCTTAGAAGAAAATGATTCTAAAAAACTTCAGTCACATGTGGAGCAAAGTCTACTAACTGGTGATACAGAGGTATCGGTGTTTGAAGAATATAATCATAATCAAACTTGCACTGCTTGCAACATAGGAGAAAACAACACTGATGTTATCCTAGATGGTAGCAgtacaaaaaacatttttgtcaagTATCTTCCAAATCCAGCCCTATCTGATGTAGAGTGCAATTGTCAGACAGTTAGGCAGCCTTCTGAGCCACAAAAACCAGTATTGGAGAAGCTGTCTATGTTGGAGTCAGAGTCTTGTGTGGATGTTGCTTtcaaaaagaacaacaaaatgaaGACCAAAGAGCAGGAGCCATCTGAATTCTCGACTGTTTCAACCAAGTCAGCTGCCCAAGTAATGCATGCCAAGCTATCAAAGAGGCTGTttcaaggtaaaagaaaaaaaaggactcCAAAAGTTAAACTAACTCAGCCAGTTCTTGCAAATGCTGATACTTCTGTGCCAACAAAACACTCATCTGAGACTATAAATAAAATTAGGCAAGAGATGGGTCCTCCTCTGCCCCCTTTGCTACCACCTTTGATTGCTACTCCTCCAAAAGCTGCGTGTACCACGTCACCAGTAATGTCTTCTACTGGTCGATCCTCTTTGCTTTCCCCTCTTGATGACCTGATATCTCCACTACGTGAAACTCCTGTTCCTCCTCTCATGTCTCCATTAACAGATACTCCAACAGTAAAATctgctcttttgttttctcctccctcACCCTCAGAAATGGCAGTAGGTAGAAGGATTCGCTCCTCACCTTTGAAATTTTGTACATCCATTCCAAAGCACGCACTTCCCGTCCCAGGGAGATTTCCTCTGTTTGCAGCCGATAGTGCTGCGCCAGGTGCTCCTCAGGagaattctgtgaaaatattgGACACTATGTATCCAGAACTGTCTGCAAGGGCAAGGACACTAAACATTCTGAAAGGCAATATTCAGCTTAACCGATGTGCTTTTTCAGACAGCCAAAGTTTGCCGGGACCTGTTGCTCAGATAGGTGGGTTCAAAGCAATTGCATCTACATCAACTGCTTTTGTTAAAACCGGGAGCAATTTGAAATCTGATAGTAGCAAAGATCAAGACAAAGATGTGCAAAATCAGCAATTGTTTTCAAGCTCATCAAATCATCTTGAAAAACGGACACTGTTGCCAATATCTATGCCCAGAAGTGCAAAGAGACTAAGGTTGGACAGTGAACCACCAAAGCTGGAGCCCGATGATATTGCTGCTAatggaaatactaaaaatacCATCTCTGAAATGCAGGAGGCTTTCCATGACAAAAGCTGTGAAATCAGTGATTCAGCACACAGTTCCAGTTCAGAAGCATCACTACCAGTAAAGAAGGTTGTTGATCCTGACTGCCAGAAAGTTTCTCTGGCATTGAAGAAAATAGCCGAATCCTGTTTTGACTTGTTACCAGTTATTAAAGGCCATGTGTACGTCGGCAATATCTCAAAGATTCCAGTAATGagagatgaagagaaagaagttgTCTATGAATTTGGTATAAAAAACAAG CATTTAGCAGAGTCCTTGCTGCATGTTATTCTCAGTAAACTCAAGGCTCAGAAGAATGCCACAAATTACAATTTCAATCAGGCTCTATGTCGAGTCTATACAGGAATTTGTCGACAGTTGGGAGATTTGGAAAGAGCCCGCCTTTTCTGCTATAGCCTACTTAAAGAAG actTTCCAGACTcagaaaaattgattttatttatcaCAAATGTATGGTCTGACATATTTGTCTTCCAAGGTGCAATTAACAAAGCTATGCAATTAGTTGTCAGGCAGAGTGCAAGCAATGAGTTGCTGGCCTGTTTGAGTGCTTATCTCAACTGGGAACAG